Proteins encoded within one genomic window of Microbacterium sp. zg-B185:
- the rpe gene encoding ribulose-phosphate 3-epimerase, giving the protein MHSLDQDRAGSRTGTTSAVRINPSILAADFVNMQAELARIEGADFVHVDVMDNHFVPNLTFGPQMVSRIQDTSPVPLDVHLMIDQPERWAPDYAQLGAASVTFHLEAATDPVALARRLRAIGSRAGIAVKPATPIEGLFDVLDEFDQILVMTVEPGFGGQSFMPETMPKLRLLSDEARRRGSSVWLQVDGGIGESTIAQAAEAGADTFVAGSAVFGAADPGAAISSLRASAGRHRHTH; this is encoded by the coding sequence GTGCACAGCCTTGACCAAGACCGAGCCGGCAGTCGTACCGGGACCACCAGCGCCGTGCGCATCAACCCCAGCATCCTCGCCGCCGACTTCGTGAACATGCAGGCCGAACTGGCGCGGATCGAGGGTGCCGACTTCGTCCACGTCGACGTCATGGACAACCATTTCGTGCCGAACCTGACCTTCGGTCCGCAGATGGTCTCGCGCATCCAGGACACCAGCCCGGTGCCGCTGGACGTGCATCTGATGATCGACCAGCCGGAGCGGTGGGCGCCGGACTACGCGCAGCTCGGTGCCGCCTCGGTCACCTTCCACCTGGAGGCAGCGACCGATCCGGTCGCGCTGGCGCGGCGGCTGCGTGCCATCGGGTCCCGCGCCGGGATCGCGGTCAAGCCGGCCACGCCGATCGAGGGGCTGTTCGACGTGCTGGACGAGTTCGACCAGATCCTGGTGATGACCGTCGAACCGGGCTTCGGCGGGCAATCCTTCATGCCGGAGACGATGCCGAAGCTGCGCCTGCTCTCCGACGAGGCCCGCCGCCGCGGATCTTCGGTGTGGCTGCAGGTCGACGGCGGCATCGGCGAGTCCACGATCGCCCAGGCGGCCGAAGCGGGCGCGGACACCTTCGTCGCAGGCTCCGCCGTCTTCGGGGCGGCCGATCCGGGCGCCGCGATCTCCTCCCTGCGCGCCTCGGCGGGCCGCCACCGGCACACGCACTGA
- a CDS encoding phosphoribosyl-ATP diphosphatase produces the protein MKTFDTLFAELTAKAAARPEGSGTVAQLDAGVHAIGKKIVEEAAEVWMAAEYESTDAAAEEISQLLYHLQVLMLAKGLSLEDVYRHL, from the coding sequence GTGAAGACGTTCGACACGCTGTTCGCTGAGCTGACCGCCAAGGCAGCCGCCCGACCCGAAGGATCGGGAACGGTCGCGCAGCTTGACGCGGGCGTGCACGCGATCGGCAAGAAGATCGTCGAAGAGGCGGCCGAGGTCTGGATGGCAGCCGAATACGAGTCGACGGATGCCGCGGCCGAGGAGATCTCGCAGCTGCTGTACCACCTGCAGGTGCTGATGCTCGCCAAGGGCCTCAGCCTCGAAGATGTCTACCGACATCTCTGA
- the hisG gene encoding ATP phosphoribosyltransferase codes for MLRIAVPNKGSLADTAAEMLQEAGYIGRRDPKDLHVIDPANEVEFFYLRPKDIATYVGSRALDVGITGRDLLMDARMPGAREIEALGFGESTFRFASPPGAFTSVEDLEGVRVATAYPGLVDGFLDERGVAVDLVPLDGAVESAVRLGVADAVADVVSTGTTLRQAGLEIFGPVILESEAVLIGGPEEVRGTDTLLRRLRGVMVARRFVLIDYDLPVHLIDAAVAIAPGIESPTISPLRDPEWVAVRVMSARKDVNQVMDALYAIGARAILVTAIHNARL; via the coding sequence ATGCTGCGAATCGCCGTGCCGAACAAGGGGTCGCTCGCCGACACCGCCGCCGAGATGCTCCAGGAGGCCGGGTACATCGGCCGCCGGGACCCCAAAGACCTCCACGTGATCGACCCCGCCAACGAGGTCGAGTTCTTCTACCTGCGCCCCAAGGACATCGCCACCTACGTCGGCTCCCGCGCGCTGGATGTGGGGATCACCGGACGCGATCTGCTGATGGATGCCCGCATGCCCGGCGCGCGCGAGATCGAGGCGCTCGGCTTCGGGGAATCGACGTTCCGCTTCGCCTCCCCGCCCGGCGCGTTCACCTCCGTGGAGGACCTCGAGGGCGTCCGTGTCGCGACCGCGTACCCGGGACTGGTGGACGGCTTCCTGGACGAGCGCGGCGTCGCGGTCGATCTGGTTCCGCTGGACGGTGCAGTGGAATCGGCGGTGCGCCTGGGTGTCGCGGATGCCGTCGCCGATGTCGTCTCGACCGGCACCACGCTGCGTCAGGCAGGCCTGGAGATCTTCGGTCCGGTGATCCTGGAGTCCGAAGCCGTGCTGATCGGGGGACCCGAGGAGGTCCGCGGCACCGACACCCTGCTGCGCAGACTGCGCGGCGTGATGGTGGCGCGCCGCTTCGTGCTGATCGACTACGACCTGCCGGTGCACCTGATCGATGCCGCTGTGGCGATCGCACCCGGCATCGAATCGCCGACGATCTCTCCGCTGCGCGACCCGGAGTGGGTGGCGGTGCGCGTGATGAGCGCGCGCAAGGACGTGAACCAGGTCATGGACGCGCTGTACGCCATCGGCGCGCGGGCCATCCTGGTCACGGCCATCCACAACGCGAGGCTGTAG
- the hisF gene encoding imidazole glycerol phosphate synthase subunit HisF, translated as MAVVCRVIPCLDVAAGRVVKGVNFENLRDMGDPVQLAREYFAQGADELTFLDVTATVDERATTYDVVRRTAEEVFIPLTVGGGVRSAEDVARLLGVGADKVGVNSAAIARPELVSEIADRFGAQVLVLSLDVKRAPGTHSGFVVTTHGGRTLTTLDALDWAREAIERGAGELLVNSIDADGTKAGFDLELVSLMREAASVPVIASGGAGRAEDFAPAIAAGADAVLAASVFHSGQLTVGDVKAAMAAEGIEVRA; from the coding sequence ATGGCCGTGGTCTGCCGAGTCATCCCGTGCCTGGACGTGGCGGCGGGACGCGTCGTGAAGGGCGTGAACTTCGAGAACCTGCGCGACATGGGCGATCCGGTGCAGCTGGCGCGCGAGTACTTCGCGCAGGGCGCCGACGAGCTGACCTTCCTGGATGTCACCGCCACCGTCGATGAGCGCGCCACGACATACGACGTGGTCAGACGCACCGCCGAAGAGGTCTTCATTCCGCTCACCGTCGGGGGCGGGGTCCGCTCGGCCGAGGACGTGGCACGGCTGCTGGGCGTCGGCGCCGACAAGGTGGGCGTCAACTCCGCAGCGATCGCCCGGCCCGAGCTGGTCTCGGAGATCGCGGACCGCTTCGGCGCGCAGGTGCTCGTCCTCTCGCTCGATGTGAAGCGGGCGCCCGGTACCCACTCCGGGTTCGTGGTCACCACGCACGGCGGTCGCACCCTGACCACGCTGGACGCACTCGACTGGGCGCGAGAGGCCATCGAGCGCGGCGCGGGTGAGCTGCTGGTCAACTCGATCGACGCGGACGGCACCAAAGCCGGGTTCGATCTGGAACTGGTCTCGCTCATGCGCGAGGCCGCCAGCGTTCCCGTGATCGCGTCCGGCGGAGCGGGCCGTGCCGAGGACTTCGCACCGGCCATCGCGGCAGGTGCCGACGCCGTCCTGGCAGCCAGCGTCTTCCACTCCGGTCAGCTGACCGTCGGCGACGTGAAAGCGGCCATGGCCGCCGAAGGGATCGAGGTGCGTGCGTGA
- the hisI gene encoding phosphoribosyl-AMP cyclohydrolase: MTDTVDERIARVAFTPEGLVAAIIQQWDTREVLMLGWMDAEALRRTLTTGRVTFWSRSRREYWRKGDTSGNIQLVRSARLDCDGDAILVEVDQVGPACHTGTRTCFDADDLHAVPGPPR; this comes from the coding sequence GTGACCGACACCGTGGACGAACGCATCGCGCGGGTCGCCTTCACCCCCGAAGGGCTGGTGGCCGCGATCATCCAGCAGTGGGACACGCGAGAGGTCCTGATGCTGGGGTGGATGGACGCCGAGGCGCTGCGCCGCACGCTCACGACGGGGCGCGTGACCTTCTGGTCCCGCTCCCGCCGCGAGTACTGGCGCAAGGGGGACACCTCCGGCAACATCCAGCTCGTGCGCAGCGCGCGCCTGGACTGCGACGGCGACGCCATCCTGGTGGAGGTCGACCAGGTCGGCCCCGCCTGCCACACCGGCACGCGCACCTGCTTCGACGCCGACGACCTGCACGCCGTACCCGGCCCGCCCAGATGA
- a CDS encoding Trp biosynthesis-associated membrane protein produces the protein MIRRARLLAVLTTLAVGAMGVISSTQTWLVATLDDGAQHTLAVAGAAAVPVLTPLSLAVLALGAALSIVGVVLRYVFGALTVAIAALLGWLSAQIAIHNPIAAVASTVTTATGITGEDAVAELVSSVTATPWPAVTLAGSIVLLAAGLFTLVSARFWGRSGHKYDADAGSSAAADPASRPFDAVDSWDDISRGADPTAGPTVGPR, from the coding sequence ATGATCCGGCGCGCCCGCCTCCTCGCCGTTCTGACCACGCTGGCCGTCGGCGCGATGGGCGTCATCTCCTCCACGCAGACCTGGCTGGTCGCGACGCTGGACGACGGAGCCCAGCACACGCTCGCCGTCGCCGGCGCCGCGGCGGTCCCCGTGCTCACCCCGCTGAGCCTGGCGGTGCTCGCCCTGGGCGCAGCGCTGTCGATCGTGGGCGTGGTGCTGCGGTACGTCTTCGGCGCCCTGACCGTGGCCATCGCCGCGCTGCTGGGCTGGCTGAGCGCACAGATCGCGATCCACAATCCGATCGCCGCGGTCGCCTCCACCGTCACCACCGCCACCGGGATCACCGGCGAAGATGCCGTCGCCGAGCTGGTGTCCTCGGTGACCGCCACACCCTGGCCCGCCGTGACCCTGGCAGGCAGCATCGTGCTGCTCGCGGCGGGGCTGTTCACACTCGTTTCCGCCCGCTTCTGGGGCAGGAGCGGGCACAAGTACGACGCCGATGCGGGGTCCTCGGCCGCCGCCGACCCGGCATCCCGCCCGTTCGACGCCGTCGACTCGTGGGATGACATCTCCCGCGGCGCCGACCCGACCGCGGGGCCGACGGTCGGACCCCGCTAG
- a CDS encoding DUF6704 family protein produces MSNPIGDPGHGHSPAAWTAVIIMLAAVTLGTVAYWFDVAWLVWASAALLVVGALVGWGLSKAGYGVNGSKYTPKEH; encoded by the coding sequence ATGAGCAACCCCATCGGCGACCCTGGTCACGGACACTCGCCTGCCGCATGGACCGCCGTCATCATCATGCTTGCGGCGGTCACGCTCGGCACGGTCGCCTACTGGTTCGACGTGGCGTGGCTGGTGTGGGCGTCCGCTGCTCTTCTCGTGGTCGGCGCGCTGGTCGGCTGGGGTCTTTCCAAGGCGGGCTACGGAGTCAACGGCTCGAAGTACACCCCGAAAGAGCATTGA
- the trpC gene encoding indole-3-glycerol phosphate synthase TrpC, which produces MLADLTAGAVQDAEARASVRPLAAVEQAALAQPAARDALAFLAPAPRVKIIAEVKRASPSRGDLAAIPDPALQARRYEQGGASAISVLTEGRRFKGSLADLEAVHAAVELPVLRKDFIATEYQVLEARASGADLVLLIVASLEQDLLERLHALTIQLGMTALVETHSADEVARAADVGARLIGVNARDLSTFALDRDLFGRLAEGIPADAIKIAESAVLAPADVAHYRTAGADVVLIGEALVTGDPVATLTAFLEAGS; this is translated from the coding sequence ATGCTCGCCGACCTCACGGCCGGCGCGGTTCAGGATGCCGAGGCCCGTGCCTCCGTGCGGCCCCTCGCCGCGGTCGAACAGGCGGCGCTCGCGCAACCCGCCGCGCGGGACGCGCTCGCTTTCCTGGCACCCGCACCCCGGGTGAAGATCATCGCCGAGGTCAAGCGGGCCAGCCCGTCGCGCGGTGACCTGGCGGCGATTCCGGACCCCGCACTGCAGGCCCGCCGGTACGAGCAGGGCGGCGCATCCGCGATCTCCGTGCTCACCGAGGGCCGCCGGTTCAAGGGCAGCCTCGCCGACCTGGAAGCAGTGCACGCGGCCGTCGAGCTGCCGGTCCTGCGCAAGGACTTCATCGCGACGGAGTATCAGGTGCTCGAAGCGCGCGCGTCCGGAGCGGATCTCGTGCTGCTGATCGTCGCGAGCCTCGAGCAGGACCTGCTCGAGCGGCTGCACGCGCTCACGATCCAGCTCGGCATGACTGCGCTGGTGGAGACGCACTCCGCCGACGAGGTCGCCCGTGCTGCCGACGTCGGTGCCCGCCTGATCGGCGTGAACGCACGCGACCTTTCGACGTTCGCCCTGGACCGCGACCTGTTCGGCCGACTGGCCGAAGGCATTCCCGCGGACGCGATCAAGATCGCCGAGTCGGCGGTGCTCGCTCCGGCCGACGTCGCACATTACCGAACCGCCGGCGCCGACGTGGTGCTCATCGGCGAAGCCCTGGTGACGGGGGATCCCGTCGCCACCCTGACTGCTTTCCTGGAGGCTGGATCATGA
- the trpB gene encoding tryptophan synthase subunit beta, which yields MSLREAPGPYFGEFGGRFMPESLVAAIDELTAVYEDAMADPAFQAELLGLLHSYAGRPSALTEVPRFAAHAGGGRIFLKREDLNHTGSHKINNVLGQALLTKRLGKTRVIAETGAGQHGVATATAAALFGFDCTIYMGEVDTQRQALNVARMRLLGAEVIPVTTGSRTLKDAINDAYRDWVASVETTNYIFGTAAGPHPFPAMVRDFQRIIGEEARAQLLDEIGRLPDAVFACVGGGSNAIGMFDAFLDDDGVALYGVEAAGDGVDTPRHAASIERGRPGILHGAKTFVLQDEDGQTVESHSISAGLDYPGVGPEHAWLASIGRAEYIPATDDEAMQALRLLSETEGIIPAIESAHALAGAIRIGREMGPDAVIAICLSGRGDKDMDTAARYFELYDANAALEGPPVAAPPPADAAKGEGTEL from the coding sequence ATGAGTCTGCGTGAGGCACCCGGACCCTACTTCGGCGAGTTCGGCGGGCGTTTCATGCCCGAGTCGCTCGTCGCCGCGATCGACGAACTGACCGCCGTCTACGAGGACGCGATGGCCGACCCGGCCTTCCAGGCCGAGTTGCTCGGCCTGCTGCACTCGTACGCCGGACGGCCCTCGGCTCTGACCGAGGTGCCCCGGTTCGCCGCGCACGCCGGCGGAGGACGGATCTTCCTCAAGCGGGAGGATCTGAACCACACCGGCTCGCACAAGATCAACAACGTGCTCGGCCAGGCGCTGCTGACCAAGCGCCTCGGCAAGACCCGGGTCATCGCCGAGACGGGCGCCGGTCAGCACGGCGTGGCGACGGCCACGGCTGCCGCTCTGTTCGGGTTCGACTGCACCATCTACATGGGCGAGGTCGACACGCAGCGCCAGGCGCTGAACGTCGCCCGAATGCGCCTGCTCGGCGCCGAGGTGATTCCGGTCACCACGGGATCGCGCACGCTCAAGGACGCCATCAACGACGCCTACCGCGACTGGGTGGCGAGCGTGGAGACGACGAACTACATCTTCGGCACGGCCGCCGGACCGCACCCGTTCCCGGCGATGGTGCGCGACTTCCAGCGCATCATCGGCGAAGAGGCGCGCGCGCAGCTGCTGGATGAGATCGGCCGTCTTCCCGATGCCGTCTTCGCCTGCGTCGGGGGCGGATCCAACGCCATCGGCATGTTCGATGCGTTCCTGGACGACGACGGCGTCGCGCTGTACGGCGTGGAGGCGGCCGGCGACGGTGTGGACACGCCCCGGCACGCGGCTTCGATCGAACGCGGTCGCCCCGGCATCCTGCACGGTGCGAAGACTTTCGTGCTGCAGGACGAGGACGGTCAGACGGTCGAGTCCCACTCCATCTCCGCGGGCCTGGACTACCCCGGTGTGGGCCCCGAGCATGCCTGGCTGGCCTCCATCGGACGCGCCGAGTACATCCCGGCGACGGACGACGAAGCGATGCAGGCGCTGCGGCTGCTGTCCGAGACCGAGGGGATCATCCCCGCGATCGAATCCGCCCACGCCCTGGCCGGAGCCATCCGCATCGGCCGGGAGATGGGCCCGGATGCCGTGATCGCGATCTGCCTGTCCGGTCGTGGCGACAAGGACATGGACACCGCGGCCCGCTACTTCGAGCTGTACGACGCCAACGCGGCGCTGGAGGGACCGCCCGTGGCGGCACCGCCCCCCGCCGACGCAGCCAAGGGCGAGGGGACCGAGCTGTGA
- the trpA gene encoding tryptophan synthase subunit alpha — MSSRVSAAIDAAHADGRGAFVGYLPVGFPDLQTSIDAAVTIAENGVDVLELGPPYSDPVMDGTVIQEATQAALAGGFRLRDTFTAVREITRRVEVPVLVMTYWNPVMQYGVDRYADDLLAAGGAGLITPDITPDAAADWIAASERTGLDRVFLAAPTSTDERLDMIVKASTGFVYTVSTMGITGERAQLDAAARRLVERLRTHDADALRACVGIGISTADQVSDVLAYADGAIVGTALVRALRDGGLEALAETTRALSAGTRRRA, encoded by the coding sequence GTGAGCTCACGCGTATCGGCCGCGATCGATGCAGCGCACGCGGACGGGCGCGGCGCGTTCGTCGGCTACCTGCCCGTGGGCTTCCCCGACCTGCAGACCAGCATCGACGCCGCGGTCACCATCGCCGAGAACGGCGTCGACGTGCTCGAGCTGGGTCCGCCGTACTCGGACCCGGTGATGGACGGCACGGTGATCCAGGAGGCGACCCAGGCCGCTCTGGCCGGAGGGTTCCGCCTGCGGGACACGTTCACTGCGGTGCGCGAGATCACGCGACGCGTGGAGGTCCCCGTGCTGGTGATGACGTACTGGAACCCGGTCATGCAGTACGGCGTCGACCGTTACGCCGACGACCTGCTCGCCGCCGGCGGTGCCGGACTGATCACCCCCGACATCACGCCCGACGCCGCAGCAGACTGGATCGCCGCCAGTGAGCGCACCGGCCTGGACCGCGTCTTCCTGGCCGCACCGACCTCCACCGATGAGCGTCTGGACATGATCGTGAAGGCCTCCACCGGCTTCGTCTACACGGTCTCGACGATGGGCATCACCGGAGAACGGGCGCAGCTGGACGCCGCGGCCCGCCGTCTGGTCGAAAGGCTCCGCACGCACGACGCGGATGCGCTGCGCGCGTGCGTGGGGATCGGCATCTCCACGGCGGACCAGGTCAGTGACGTGCTGGCATATGCCGATGGCGCCATCGTCGGCACCGCGTTGGTGCGCGCGCTGCGCGACGGAGGGCTGGAGGCACTGGCCGAGACCACTCGGGCGCTGTCTGCCGGTACCCGGCGCCGCGCCTAG
- the lgt gene encoding prolipoprotein diacylglyceryl transferase: MLFAPTSAVHGVLASIPSPTVSYFDIGPLRIHVYALCIIAGIIAAVLLTNWRLTRRGAEPWVVIDICLIAVPLGIIGARIFHVLTHPGYYFAEGADFWAVFRIWEGGIAIYGALIGGAIGAWLGCRWTGIRFWTFADALAPGLLLAQAMGRFGNWFNQELFGLPTDLPWGLEIDSDNPAFPEGLTPGTLFHPTFLYEVIWNSLGVLFLLWVGRRFRLQWGRLFALYLIWYSAGRIVWESIRLDPSEIILGLRSNVWAAIIGVLLGLALFFIQKRRHPGLEPSPYVPGREWSPPGTVQSQGDFVDVSEPPADELVTGTATSTVASK; the protein is encoded by the coding sequence ATGTTGTTCGCCCCAACGAGCGCGGTCCACGGTGTGCTCGCCAGCATCCCGAGCCCGACGGTCAGCTATTTCGACATCGGACCCCTGCGGATCCATGTCTACGCACTGTGCATCATCGCCGGCATCATCGCCGCGGTGCTGCTCACGAACTGGCGCCTGACCCGCCGCGGCGCCGAGCCCTGGGTGGTCATCGACATCTGCCTCATCGCGGTGCCGCTGGGGATCATCGGGGCGCGGATCTTCCACGTGCTCACCCATCCCGGGTACTACTTCGCAGAGGGCGCGGACTTCTGGGCGGTCTTCCGCATCTGGGAGGGCGGGATCGCGATCTACGGCGCCCTCATCGGCGGCGCCATCGGCGCGTGGCTGGGCTGCCGGTGGACCGGCATCCGGTTCTGGACGTTCGCCGACGCGCTGGCACCGGGGCTGCTCCTGGCCCAGGCGATGGGCCGCTTCGGTAACTGGTTCAACCAGGAGCTGTTCGGCCTGCCCACGGATCTGCCGTGGGGCCTGGAGATCGACAGCGACAACCCCGCGTTCCCCGAGGGTCTGACACCGGGCACGCTCTTTCACCCCACGTTCCTCTACGAGGTGATCTGGAACTCGCTCGGTGTGCTGTTCCTGCTCTGGGTCGGCCGCAGGTTCCGCCTGCAGTGGGGCCGGCTGTTCGCCCTCTACCTCATCTGGTACAGCGCTGGCCGCATCGTCTGGGAGTCGATCCGCCTGGATCCGAGCGAGATCATCCTGGGGCTGCGCAGCAACGTCTGGGCCGCCATCATCGGAGTCCTGCTCGGTCTGGCCCTCTTCTTCATCCAGAAACGGCGGCACCCGGGGCTGGAGCCCTCGCCCTATGTCCCCGGCCGCGAATGGTCGCCGCCAGGCACTGTACAATCGCAAGGCGACTTCGTCGACGTCAGCGAACCACCGGCCGACGAACTCGTTACGGGCACCGCCACAAGCACAGTCGCCTCGAAGTAG